The Quercus robur chromosome 7, dhQueRobu3.1, whole genome shotgun sequence genome has a segment encoding these proteins:
- the LOC126691994 gene encoding probable 2-oxoglutarate-dependent dioxygenase SLC1, producing the protein MNRSVEPILGIHKSENGFSKTCYCSSPLLLLYYIYMHQNLLIITHFISFLYSLSLLSLHQRFTFGYCTMSPAMVMAAKTKQNDNLESQYQKGVKHLCENGINKVPKKYILPVSDRPNMKDRELINVNKQNLKLPIIDFAELQGSNRPQVLKSLANACEQYGFFQLVNHGIPSDVISSMIDVSTRFFELPFEERAKYMSSDMQSPVRYGTSFNQNKDDVFCWRDFLKLICNPISDVAPHWPSSPVDLRRLVATYAKETKYLFLMIMVSILESLGLVGTTENKTEEDDILKDFQDGSQLMVVNCYPPCPEPNLTLGMPPHSDYGFLTLLLQDEVEGLQIQHQDKWVTVEPIANAFVVNVGDHLEIFSNGKYKSVLHRVSVNSMKSRISVASLHSLPFNCMVGPSPKLVNEENPRGYKDTDFSSFLEYISSCEPKRKNFLESRKLC; encoded by the exons ATGAATAGAAGTGTAGAACCAATCCTAGGGATTCACAAATCCGAAAATGGTTTCTCAAAAACTTGCTACTGTTCCAGTCCCCTCTTGCTTCTCTACTATATATACATGCATCAAAACCTTCTTATTATCACGCACTTCATTTCATTCTTGTACTCACTGTCCCTTTTATCTCTTCATCAACGCTTCACTTTTG GTTATTGTACCATGTCTCCTGCAATGGTGATGGCAGCTAAAACAAAGCAGAATGACAATCTAGAAAGCCAATACCAGAAAGGAGTGAAGCACCTATGTGAAAATGGGATAAACAAAGTTCCCAAGAAATACATATTACCCGTTTCCGATCGACCCAATATGAAAGATAGAGAGCTAATTAATGTCAACAAGCAAAATCTTAAGTTGCCCATCATTGATTTTGCAGAATTGCAAGGTTCCAACCGGCCTCAAGTTCTTAAGTCTCTCGCTAATGCTTGCGAACAATATGGTTTTTTCCAG TTGGTAAACCATGGAATTCCAAGCGATGTTATAAGCAGTATGATTGACGTGAGCACAAGGTTTTTCGAGCTCCCATTTGAGGAAAGAGCCAAGTACATGTCCTCGGACATGCAATCACCAGTTAGATACGGAACTAGCTTTAACCAAAACAAAGACGATGTGTTTTGTTGGAGAGACTTCTTGAAGCTTATTTGTAATCCCATATCAGATGTTGCTCCTCATTGGCCTTCTTCTCCCGTGGACTTGAG GAGATTGGTGGCTACCTACGCAAAAGAAACCAAATACTTGTTCCTAATGATCATGGTGTCCATCTTAGAAAGCTTAGGACTTGTGGGAACCACGGAGAACAAGACAGAAGAAGATGATATTTTAAAGGACTTTCAAGATGGGAGCCAGCTAATGGTTGTTAATTGCTACCCTCCATGCCCTGAACCCAATCTAACCCTAGGAATGCCACCTCACTCCGACTATGGATTTCTCACTCTTCTTCTCCAAGATGAGGTTGAGGGTTTACAAATACAACACCAAGACAAATGGGTCACCGTCGAACCAATCGCTAATGCCTTTGTTGTCAACGTTGGTGATCATCTTGAG ATCTTTAGCAACGGGAAGTACAAGAGTGTTTTACATAGAGTCTCGGTGAATTCTATGAAGTCTCGGATATCGGTGGCTTCTTTGCATAGTCTTCCTTTCAATTGCATGGTTGGGCCATCGCCTAAACTCGTCAACGAAGAGAATCCAAGGGGTTACAAGGACACTGACTTTTCTAGCTTTCTTGAGTACATTTCATCTTGTGAGCCCAAGAGGAAGAATTTCTTGGAGTCGAGGAAACTATGCTGA